From the Aquirufa lenticrescens genome, the window CAGGCAGAGAAGATCGATGATGAGCGTTTAACGCTAATTACAGCTAATTTTCGCTACTTAGAGAAGTATTTGCGCTTGCATCGCGTGAAGCAGGTGGATGGGATTTTGGCGGATTTTGGGGTCTCTTCTTTTCAATTAGATGCGCCGGAACGTGGTTTCTCTATTCGATTTGATGGTCCATTAGACATGCGAATGGGTCCATCTGCTTCGATGACAGCGGCGGAATTATTAAATAGTTATTCGGCTGAAGAATTGCAGCGCATTTTAGGGATGTATGGGGAGGTTAAGAATGCCCGGACTTTGGCCCAGGCAATCATTCAGGTCCGTACCCGAAAAGCCTTAGAAACTACGCAAGAATTTAAAGAAATTTTGAAAAAATTAGCTCCTAAACACCGGGAGTTTAAATACTTCGCACAAGTCTTTCAAGCGATTCGAATTGAGGTGAATCAAGAGTTAGCTGTTATAGAGGAATTTTTAGCACAAGCCCCGTCGATTTTGAAGCCAGAAGGAAGGCTAGTGATTATGTCCTTTCATTCGTTAGAAGATCGCCTAGTAAAGAATTTTATTAAGGCAGGAAATGTGCAGGGGAAAGAGGATAAAGATTTGTTTGGGGTAGTGCATCGCCCGCTCGAGTCTGTGATTCGTAAGCCGATTACGGCCTCAGAAGAAGAATTGAAATTGAACCCGCGCTCCCGTAGTGCGAAATTAAGAATAGCGTCTAAATTATAATATGGCAACACCCATCGAACCGACAGAAGCAGGTCCTAAGCGAATCTCTTCGCCCAAGAAGGAAGGGATTTTCGATTCCATTTTCAATATCGATTATTTCACGGGAGGCGAATTGCCGGTGATGTGGGTAAAGCGCATCGCCTTTGTGGCTTTTTTGACCCTTATCAATATTTATTATTCGATGCTGGCTGACGGTAAGTTGCACCAAATTCAGAAAGAAAAAAGTGCTTTAGAGGAAGATCGCGCTGATTATACGACACAAAAAGCGGAATATATGAAGGTGAGCAAGCAAACGAATTTGGAAGAGACATTAAAGCGTTATCAAATCGGGGTGAGTACGCTTCCACCCACTAAAATCATCATTCAAGTCAATAAAGAGCAATAATGGCGAAGGAGAAAAGACCTAATATTCGGGGCTTAATTACGAGACGTTTTTACACGTTTTTTATCATCATTTTGGCTGTATTCTTGTACCT encodes:
- the rsmH gene encoding 16S rRNA (cytosine(1402)-N(4))-methyltransferase RsmH; the protein is MPENTYHTSVMLHECIDGLRIDPAGTYVDVTFGGGGHSKAILDKLGPEGRLFSFDQDPDAWEQAEKIDDERLTLITANFRYLEKYLRLHRVKQVDGILADFGVSSFQLDAPERGFSIRFDGPLDMRMGPSASMTAAELLNSYSAEELQRILGMYGEVKNARTLAQAIIQVRTRKALETTQEFKEILKKLAPKHREFKYFAQVFQAIRIEVNQELAVIEEFLAQAPSILKPEGRLVIMSFHSLEDRLVKNFIKAGNVQGKEDKDLFGVVHRPLESVIRKPITASEEELKLNPRSRSAKLRIASKL
- a CDS encoding FtsL-like putative cell division protein; the protein is MATPIEPTEAGPKRISSPKKEGIFDSIFNIDYFTGGELPVMWVKRIAFVAFLTLINIYYSMLADGKLHQIQKEKSALEEDRADYTTQKAEYMKVSKQTNLEETLKRYQIGVSTLPPTKIIIQVNKEQ